In a single window of the Amycolatopsis sp. cg5 genome:
- a CDS encoding slipin family protein gives MVIEILSAAVVAGGVWLSASARVVRQYERGIVYRFGRVRPAVRDAGLTFLLPFADRLQKVNMQIVTMPVPAQDGITRDNVTVRVDAVVYFKVIDPVVAAVNVQDYRAAVAQVAQTSLRSIIGKSDLDDLLSNRERLNEGLELMIDSPALDWGIHIDRVEIKDVALPESMKRSMSRQAEAERERRARVISADGELQASHKLAQAAAQMADTPAALQLRLLETVVEVAAEKNSTLVLPFPVELLRFLEASTPRPAEKPPENPVNGQLKAADG, from the coding sequence ATGGTGATCGAGATCCTCAGTGCGGCGGTGGTCGCGGGCGGTGTGTGGCTTTCCGCGAGCGCCAGGGTGGTCAGGCAGTACGAGCGCGGCATCGTGTACCGGTTCGGCAGGGTCAGGCCCGCCGTGCGCGACGCGGGACTGACCTTCCTGCTCCCGTTCGCCGACCGGCTGCAGAAGGTCAACATGCAGATCGTCACGATGCCGGTGCCCGCGCAGGACGGCATCACCCGCGACAACGTCACCGTCCGGGTCGACGCGGTCGTCTACTTCAAGGTGATCGACCCGGTGGTCGCCGCGGTCAACGTGCAGGACTACCGCGCGGCCGTGGCGCAGGTCGCGCAGACCTCGCTGCGCTCGATCATCGGCAAGAGCGACCTCGACGACCTGCTGTCCAACCGGGAACGGCTCAACGAGGGCCTGGAGCTCATGATCGACAGCCCCGCGCTCGACTGGGGCATCCACATCGACCGCGTCGAGATCAAGGACGTCGCGCTGCCGGAGTCGATGAAGCGCTCGATGTCACGCCAGGCCGAAGCCGAACGCGAACGCCGCGCGCGCGTCATCTCAGCCGACGGCGAACTCCAGGCCTCGCACAAACTCGCGCAGGCGGCCGCCCAGATGGCCGACACGCCCGCCGCGCTGCAACTGCGCCTGCTGGAGACCGTCGTCGAGGTCGCCGCCGAGAAGAACTCGACGCTCGTGCTGCCGTTCCCGGTGGAACTGCTCAGGTTTCTAGAAGCCTCGACACCGAGACCGGCCGAGAAGCCACCTGAAAACCCCGTCAACGGCCAGCTCAAGGCCGCTGACGGCTAG
- a CDS encoding DUF4190 domain-containing protein has translation MTEPSSPASDPTPSSSPDPVADATAAPTPSPDPTAEPAPEPTPAPEPVFPSSAGFASPEPEPNPYGAPPSPEPFVSPGPESFGTQPPPYGQGYQYGYAPAGGPYVPPPSSGLAIGALVSSIGGLLTCGLASIAGVIMGHIAYSQAKRGQAGGEGMALSAIIVGYVMLALWAGVLAAAIVSYTTGWSYR, from the coding sequence ATGACCGAACCGTCCAGCCCGGCATCGGATCCGACGCCGTCTTCTTCACCCGATCCGGTGGCCGACGCCACCGCGGCGCCAACGCCTTCGCCGGACCCGACGGCCGAACCGGCTCCCGAGCCCACGCCCGCCCCGGAGCCGGTGTTCCCTTCGTCGGCCGGATTCGCCTCGCCGGAGCCGGAGCCGAATCCTTACGGCGCCCCGCCCTCGCCCGAGCCGTTCGTCTCACCCGGCCCCGAGTCGTTCGGGACGCAACCGCCGCCTTACGGCCAGGGCTACCAGTACGGCTACGCGCCGGCGGGTGGTCCGTACGTGCCGCCGCCCAGCAGCGGGCTGGCGATCGGCGCGCTGGTCAGCTCGATCGGCGGGCTGCTCACCTGCGGCCTCGCGTCGATCGCGGGCGTGATCATGGGCCACATCGCGTACAGCCAGGCCAAGCGCGGCCAAGCGGGCGGCGAGGGCATGGCGCTGTCCGCGATCATCGTCGGCTACGTGATGCTCGCGCTGTGGGCCGGAGTGCTGGCGGCGGCGATCGTGTCCTACACGACCGGGTGGAGTTACCGGTAG
- a CDS encoding DUF4190 domain-containing protein → MTYPQDPYGQQQPPYGQQPSGPYQQQPYGYPQPGYPYGPGFNPASQDTGMAVGALVCSIVGLFLCGGTLSIVGVVLGHIARAKAKRGEAGGEGMALAALIIGYLAIGLIVLGIGVFLVFGFATDWRFR, encoded by the coding sequence GTGACCTACCCGCAGGATCCCTACGGCCAGCAGCAGCCGCCCTATGGCCAGCAGCCGTCGGGGCCGTACCAGCAGCAGCCCTACGGGTATCCGCAGCCCGGCTACCCGTACGGGCCCGGGTTCAACCCGGCCAGCCAGGACACCGGCATGGCCGTCGGCGCGCTGGTCTGCTCGATCGTCGGGCTTTTCCTGTGCGGTGGGACGTTGTCGATCGTGGGGGTCGTACTCGGGCACATCGCGCGCGCCAAGGCGAAGCGGGGCGAAGCGGGTGGCGAGGGCATGGCGCTGGCGGCGCTGATCATCGGCTACCTGGCGATCGGGTTGATCGTCCTCGGTATCGGTGTGTTCCTGGTGTTCGGCTTCGCCACGGACTGGCGTTTCAGGTAG
- a CDS encoding acyl-CoA dehydrogenase family protein produces the protein MARLAQTAGLTDIQSEILATVRAFVDKEVIPHAQELEHADTYPADIVEGMKEMGLFGLTIPEEFGGLGESLLTYALVVEEIARGWMSVSGVINTHFIVAHMITRHGTQAQKEHFLPRMATGEVRGSFSMSEPDLGSDVAAIKTRAKRDGDDYVIDGAKMWLTNGGSSNLIALLVKTDEGAEKPHQNLTTFLVEKPAGFGEVAPGLTIPGKIDKMGYKGVDTTEAVFDGFRIGADKVLGEAPGKGFSYMMDGVEVGRVNVAARACGIAIRAFELAVEYAQQRKTFGKAIAEHQAVAFKLAEMATKVEAAHLMMVNAARLKDSGERNDVEAGMAKLIASEYCAEVTQDAFRIHGGYGYSKEYEIERLMREAPFLLIGEGTSEIQKTIISRGLLREYKSRG, from the coding sequence ATGGCTCGCCTCGCCCAGACAGCCGGCCTGACGGACATCCAGTCCGAGATCCTCGCGACGGTCCGCGCGTTCGTGGACAAGGAGGTCATCCCGCACGCGCAGGAACTCGAGCACGCCGACACCTACCCGGCCGACATCGTCGAGGGCATGAAGGAGATGGGCCTGTTCGGGCTCACCATCCCCGAGGAGTTCGGCGGGCTCGGTGAGTCGCTGCTGACCTACGCGCTCGTCGTCGAGGAGATCGCGCGCGGCTGGATGAGCGTGTCCGGCGTGATCAACACGCACTTCATCGTCGCGCACATGATCACCCGGCACGGCACCCAGGCGCAGAAGGAGCACTTCCTGCCCCGGATGGCGACCGGCGAGGTGCGCGGCTCGTTCTCCATGTCCGAGCCCGACCTCGGCTCCGACGTGGCCGCGATCAAGACCCGCGCCAAACGCGACGGCGACGACTACGTCATCGACGGCGCGAAGATGTGGCTCACCAACGGCGGCAGCTCCAACCTGATCGCGCTGCTGGTGAAGACCGACGAGGGCGCCGAGAAGCCCCACCAGAACCTGACCACGTTCCTGGTCGAAAAGCCTGCCGGCTTCGGCGAAGTGGCGCCGGGGCTCACGATCCCCGGCAAGATCGACAAGATGGGCTACAAGGGCGTCGACACCACCGAAGCGGTGTTCGACGGCTTCCGCATCGGCGCCGACAAAGTGCTCGGCGAAGCGCCCGGCAAGGGCTTCTCGTACATGATGGACGGTGTCGAGGTCGGCCGGGTCAACGTCGCCGCCCGCGCCTGCGGCATCGCGATCCGCGCGTTCGAGCTCGCCGTCGAGTACGCCCAGCAGCGCAAGACCTTCGGCAAGGCGATCGCCGAACACCAGGCCGTCGCGTTCAAGCTCGCCGAGATGGCCACCAAGGTCGAGGCCGCGCACCTGATGATGGTCAACGCCGCGCGCCTCAAGGACTCCGGCGAGCGCAACGACGTCGAAGCGGGCATGGCGAAGCTGATCGCCAGCGAGTACTGCGCCGAGGTCACCCAGGACGCGTTCCGCATCCACGGCGGCTACGGCTACTCGAAGGAATACGAGATCGAGCGCCTCATGCGCGAGGCCCCGTTCCTGCTCATCGGCGAAGGCACTTCCGAGATCCAGAAGACGATCATCTCCCGCGGCCTGCTCCGCGAATACAAGTCGCGGGGCTAA
- a CDS encoding IS701 family transposase — translation MVVDVAMAELDRVHELISGRFARSEPRGRARDYMSGLVAGLERKNGWTLAEQAGEVCPDGMQRLLRRADWDVDGVRDDLRDYVVEHLGDRGGVLIVDETGFLKKGIRSAGVQRQYSGTAGRIENCQIGTFLAYASARGHVLIDRELYLPESWLADRGRCRKAGIADEVEFETKPRQAMAMLERAFAAGVPFAWVTADEAYGQAQYLRDWLEARDAAHVLALKISDTVTTVDGEKARTGELVADLPAKAWRRLSVGAGAHGPREFDWARTPIRTGWQAGRGHWLLARRSISDPTEIAYYVCYGPRRSTLLDLAWIAGSRWRIEECFQQAKNEAGLDHYQVRSWRAWYAHITLSMLAHAWLAVARSLAIKGESVSTSQA, via the coding sequence GTGGTGGTTGATGTGGCGATGGCTGAGTTGGATCGTGTGCATGAGCTGATTTCGGGCCGGTTCGCGCGGTCGGAGCCGCGTGGCAGGGCCCGGGATTACATGTCCGGGCTGGTCGCGGGGTTGGAGCGCAAGAACGGGTGGACGCTGGCCGAGCAGGCCGGTGAGGTGTGCCCGGATGGGATGCAGCGGTTGCTGCGGCGGGCGGACTGGGACGTCGACGGTGTGCGGGACGACCTGCGGGACTACGTGGTCGAGCACCTCGGTGACCGCGGTGGTGTGCTGATCGTGGATGAGACCGGGTTTCTGAAGAAGGGCATCCGTTCGGCGGGGGTGCAGCGTCAGTACTCGGGGACCGCGGGGCGGATCGAGAACTGTCAGATCGGGACGTTCCTGGCGTATGCGTCCGCGCGTGGTCATGTGCTGATCGATCGGGAGTTGTATCTGCCTGAGTCGTGGCTGGCTGATCGCGGCCGCTGCCGGAAGGCCGGGATTGCCGATGAGGTCGAGTTCGAGACGAAGCCGCGGCAGGCGATGGCGATGCTCGAGCGGGCGTTCGCCGCGGGTGTGCCGTTCGCGTGGGTCACCGCCGATGAGGCCTATGGGCAGGCCCAGTACCTGCGGGACTGGCTCGAAGCCCGCGACGCCGCCCACGTGCTGGCCCTGAAGATCAGCGACACCGTGACCACCGTCGACGGCGAGAAGGCCCGGACCGGTGAGCTGGTCGCGGACCTGCCGGCCAAGGCGTGGCGGCGGCTCTCGGTCGGCGCCGGCGCGCACGGACCCCGCGAATTCGACTGGGCCAGGACCCCGATCCGCACCGGCTGGCAGGCCGGTCGCGGGCACTGGCTGCTCGCCCGCCGCTCGATCTCCGATCCGACCGAGATCGCCTACTACGTCTGCTACGGACCACGCCGCTCGACACTGCTGGACTTGGCGTGGATCGCCGGGTCCCGCTGGCGGATCGAGGAATGCTTCCAGCAAGCCAAGAACGAAGCAGGGCTCGACCACTACCAAGTCCGGTCCTGGCGAGCGTGGTACGCCCACATCACCCTGTCCATGCTCGCCCACGCCTGGCTCGCCGTCGCCAGATCCCTTGCCATAAAAGGGGAATCGGTGTCGACGAGCCAGGCATGA
- a CDS encoding transposase, protein MARDYRPVDREQEFLLPPSMADWLPDDHLVWFVIAVVGRLDTSAFHATAKRGGVGRRGYDPEMLLTLFVYAMAHGVSSSRRIERLCLTDVAFRIICAQDIPDHTVLARFRQRHEAALTDLLTESLVLAAELGMVSLGVVAFDGTKIAANASKDANRTEAHLRKLAEKFVEETAQTDAADDARFGADRRGDEPPPDLRDRTRRGERITAALEQIQSRRDAAEQAGEGRAEIARAYDAAVAAGLTRGGAPPRGADRVAVARARLDRERATAVSRWEAWHAQMRSGGGRRPSGKAAVPPEDHSRVRRARAAYEAALSRAEQAAATAKSQTQTDKFVANTTDPQSRLLKTRNGWVQGYNCQTAVSDDEFLVSARATQDTNDLDQFVPTADDVLATAGKLARRTGRGDLTVGVMIGDAGYDSTANLETAGPDRLIADAKGRTVNTRAATDPATGDPPKNATAREKMNHRLRTAEGVTLYRRRGAMIEAPNAWLKDRRGLTRFARRGLTAAQAELSLAAAVTNLLKLWTKGITTAQIRTT, encoded by the coding sequence GTGGCAAGGGATTATCGGCCGGTTGATCGTGAGCAGGAGTTTCTGTTGCCGCCGTCGATGGCGGACTGGTTGCCGGATGATCATCTGGTGTGGTTCGTGATCGCGGTGGTGGGGCGGCTGGACACGTCGGCGTTTCACGCGACGGCGAAGCGTGGTGGGGTCGGGCGGCGTGGGTATGACCCGGAGATGCTGCTGACGTTGTTCGTGTATGCGATGGCGCATGGGGTGTCCTCGTCGCGGCGGATCGAGCGGTTGTGCCTGACCGATGTGGCGTTCCGGATCATCTGCGCGCAGGACATCCCGGATCACACGGTGCTGGCCCGGTTCCGCCAGCGTCACGAGGCGGCGCTGACGGATCTGCTGACCGAGTCGCTGGTGCTGGCCGCCGAACTGGGGATGGTGTCGCTGGGGGTGGTCGCGTTCGACGGCACCAAGATCGCCGCCAACGCGAGTAAGGACGCCAACCGCACCGAGGCTCACCTGCGGAAACTGGCCGAGAAGTTCGTTGAGGAGACCGCGCAGACCGACGCGGCCGACGACGCCCGCTTCGGCGCCGACCGGCGCGGCGACGAACCACCACCGGACCTGCGTGACCGCACCCGTCGCGGTGAACGGATCACGGCCGCGCTGGAGCAGATCCAGTCCCGTCGCGACGCGGCCGAGCAGGCCGGCGAGGGGCGGGCTGAGATCGCGCGGGCCTATGACGCCGCGGTCGCCGCCGGCCTCACCCGTGGCGGGGCCCCGCCGCGAGGCGCGGACCGGGTCGCGGTGGCCCGAGCACGCCTGGACCGGGAGCGAGCCACAGCGGTGTCCCGCTGGGAGGCCTGGCACGCCCAGATGCGATCCGGCGGCGGGCGCCGCCCGTCGGGGAAAGCAGCGGTGCCGCCGGAGGATCACAGCAGGGTCCGGCGGGCCCGCGCCGCCTATGAGGCCGCGCTCTCCCGCGCTGAACAGGCCGCCGCCACCGCGAAATCCCAGACGCAGACCGACAAGTTCGTGGCGAACACGACCGACCCGCAATCACGGCTGCTCAAGACCCGCAACGGCTGGGTCCAGGGCTACAACTGCCAGACCGCGGTCAGCGACGACGAATTCCTCGTGTCCGCCCGCGCCACCCAGGACACCAACGACCTCGACCAGTTCGTGCCCACCGCCGATGATGTCCTCGCCACCGCCGGGAAGCTGGCCCGGCGCACCGGCCGCGGTGACCTCACCGTCGGCGTGATGATCGGCGACGCCGGCTACGACTCGACCGCCAACCTTGAGACCGCGGGCCCGGACCGTCTCATCGCCGATGCCAAAGGCCGCACCGTGAACACTCGAGCCGCCACCGACCCGGCCACCGGCGACCCACCCAAGAACGCCACCGCGCGGGAGAAGATGAACCACCGGCTACGCACCGCAGAAGGCGTGACCCTCTACCGACGACGCGGCGCGATGATCGAAGCACCCAACGCCTGGCTCAAAGACCGCCGCGGGCTCACCCGCTTCGCCCGCCGAGGACTCACCGCCGCCCAAGCCGAACTCTCCCTCGCCGCCGCAGTCACCAACCTGCTCAAACTCTGGACCAAGGGCATCACCACCGCCCAGATCCGCACCACCTGA
- a CDS encoding helix-turn-helix domain-containing protein, whose translation MIGFTPSPGLRAHVVARWVRDGVGPLPPSLPEPAVDLLVMPGRGLWLAGAEQVARQGHLPQGGKLVGFRLRPGACLAWFGVAADEIPLGGAPIADLLGTRDARALEAGHLEAKREPDALMRQVVRAMAERPELTVAEQADLACLSERQLRRRFGQAVGLGPKAYLRVTRLHRAVDAARAALERGKPPHWADIAARHGFYDQPHLLAEFRRAAGCPPGRFFQATAAPPSSRSADDQH comes from the coding sequence ATGATCGGGTTCACGCCGTCGCCTGGCCTGCGGGCGCACGTGGTCGCGCGCTGGGTGCGTGACGGCGTGGGCCCGTTGCCGCCCTCGCTACCGGAACCCGCGGTCGACCTGCTGGTCATGCCCGGACGTGGTCTGTGGCTGGCGGGCGCCGAGCAGGTCGCGAGGCAAGGTCACCTACCCCAGGGCGGAAAACTGGTCGGCTTCCGGCTCCGGCCGGGCGCTTGCCTGGCCTGGTTCGGCGTGGCGGCCGACGAGATCCCGCTCGGCGGCGCGCCGATCGCGGATCTGCTGGGCACTCGCGACGCACGCGCGCTGGAGGCCGGGCACCTCGAAGCCAAGCGCGAGCCCGACGCGCTCATGCGCCAGGTCGTGCGCGCGATGGCCGAACGGCCCGAACTCACCGTCGCCGAGCAAGCGGACCTCGCGTGCCTTTCGGAACGGCAGCTGCGGCGGCGGTTCGGCCAAGCGGTCGGACTGGGACCCAAGGCCTATCTCCGGGTGACCCGGCTGCATCGGGCGGTCGACGCCGCCCGCGCGGCACTGGAGCGAGGCAAGCCGCCGCACTGGGCGGACATCGCCGCGCGGCACGGGTTCTACGACCAGCCGCATCTGCTCGCCGAATTCCGCCGTGCGGCTGGCTGCCCGCCTGGCCGATTTTTCCAAGCCACGGCCGCGCCGCCGTCGTCACGATCGGCGGATGACCAGCACTGA
- a CDS encoding cytochrome P450, which produces MTSTEVIFEFHERTAADGLREPVRFEHGAWFVHGHADVDRVLTEHATFSSDELRHSAEAVPHADNPLLRTMLALDPPEHHRQRKLVSRAFTPKAIAALKPRIAATARRLLDAAGPDGLDFIDGFAYPLPISTIAGLLGVDPGRQADFVRWAEAVTSFAGSFARDPSRRAEFEKAYDELTAYFRELFEVRRTAPRDDVLSTLVTAGGLTDDELVDFCALLLINGHETTKTLLVNALLCLDRYPWLRAAPVEGVVEEVLRFLPPSGGTDRFTTTATTIGGHAIGPGERVVAMIVSANRDPAVFADPHRFDHRRAAGAHLSFGHGIHFCLGAHLARWQAEIALSVLVERLPGRWLLPPESVGIRTTPVGVDVTALRLDWDG; this is translated from the coding sequence ATGACCAGCACTGAAGTGATCTTCGAGTTCCACGAACGGACCGCCGCCGACGGGCTGCGCGAGCCGGTCCGCTTCGAGCACGGCGCCTGGTTCGTGCACGGCCACGCCGACGTCGACCGGGTGCTCACCGAGCACGCCACGTTCTCCTCCGACGAACTCCGCCACAGCGCCGAGGCCGTGCCGCACGCGGACAACCCGTTGCTGCGCACCATGCTCGCGCTCGATCCGCCCGAGCATCACCGGCAGCGCAAACTCGTCAGCCGCGCGTTCACGCCGAAAGCGATCGCGGCGCTGAAACCCCGTATCGCCGCGACCGCCCGGCGGCTGCTCGACGCCGCCGGGCCGGACGGCCTCGACTTCATCGACGGGTTCGCCTACCCACTGCCGATCAGCACCATCGCCGGGCTGCTGGGCGTCGATCCCGGACGGCAGGCGGACTTCGTGCGGTGGGCGGAGGCGGTCACCTCGTTCGCCGGTTCGTTCGCGCGCGACCCTTCGCGCCGTGCCGAATTCGAGAAGGCATATGACGAACTAACCGCCTATTTTCGCGAGCTGTTCGAAGTCCGCCGGACAGCGCCGCGTGACGACGTGCTCAGCACCTTGGTCACCGCCGGCGGGCTCACCGACGACGAGCTGGTCGACTTCTGCGCGCTGCTGCTCATCAACGGCCACGAGACCACGAAAACCTTGCTGGTGAACGCTTTGCTGTGCTTGGACCGGTACCCGTGGCTGCGGGCCGCGCCGGTCGAGGGGGTCGTCGAGGAGGTGCTCAGGTTCCTGCCGCCGTCAGGCGGCACCGACCGGTTCACGACCACCGCGACCACGATCGGCGGGCACGCGATCGGGCCGGGCGAACGGGTCGTCGCGATGATCGTCTCCGCCAACCGCGATCCGGCGGTCTTCGCCGATCCGCACCGCTTCGACCACCGGAGGGCGGCGGGCGCGCACTTGTCGTTCGGGCACGGGATCCACTTCTGCCTCGGCGCGCACTTGGCCAGATGGCAGGCCGAGATCGCGCTTTCCGTGCTGGTCGAGCGGCTGCCGGGCCGCTGGCTGCTGCCTCCCGAATCCGTCGGAATCCGGACGACTCCGGTCGGCGTCGACGTCACCGCACTCCGCTTGGACTGGGACGGCTGA
- a CDS encoding general stress protein, whose product MSSPFGGKQPAGQPRLPTPPTGWPIGSYGTYGEAQRAVDYLAESEFSVEDVTIVGVDLMLVERVIGRLSWGRVLGTGAVSGAWFGLVVGLLLGMFNNQGFAWQPMLTGLVFGVLSGVVFAAIGYSMSKGRRDFSSASQLVAGRYDVLCQPRTAEQGRDLLAKLAMRPSPSTG is encoded by the coding sequence TTGAGCAGTCCCTTTGGTGGCAAGCAGCCCGCGGGGCAGCCTCGGCTTCCGACCCCGCCGACCGGCTGGCCGATCGGGTCGTACGGGACCTACGGCGAGGCGCAGCGCGCCGTCGACTACCTCGCCGAGAGCGAGTTCTCCGTCGAGGACGTCACCATCGTCGGCGTCGACCTGATGCTGGTCGAACGCGTCATCGGCAGGCTCTCCTGGGGTCGCGTGCTCGGCACCGGCGCGGTGTCCGGCGCCTGGTTCGGCCTCGTCGTCGGACTGCTGCTCGGCATGTTCAACAACCAGGGTTTCGCCTGGCAGCCGATGCTGACCGGGCTCGTCTTCGGTGTGCTGTCCGGTGTCGTCTTTGCGGCAATCGGGTACAGCATGTCCAAAGGCCGCCGCGATTTCTCCTCGGCGAGCCAGCTGGTCGCGGGCCGCTACGACGTGCTCTGCCAGCCGCGAACGGCCGAACAGGGCCGCGATTTGCTGGCAAAACTCGCCATGCGGCCCAGTCCCTCGACCGGGTGA
- a CDS encoding ABC transporter substrate-binding protein: MGKAIAGKQRGRSPGRVAALACAGLVAAGLLTACGSDSGLKINLYHAPEDNLQSVVDNCNKAAGGRYEIVYNKLPRGSDGQREQMVRRLAAGDTSLDLLYLDVTWVAEFAEAGWVEEWTGANKEEASKGVLPGPQETATWNGKLYAATKNTNVQLLWYDDRLSPTPPKTWDEMISQAQALNAQGKPGNVVFTGAQYEGLVVFYNTLVESFGGHILSDDGKSVVMDDGAIKALTLLKKITTSGVTDKSLTNSKEDDVRQAFQRGQAGFELNWPFVYAAYAKDKKADLPHFKWTTYPAAEAGKPAKTTIGGANLGVSTYSRHKPQAFEAALCLRNADNQKFSALKSGVPPTIESVYTDTKPLDASKPASADNPSMDTEYPMRMTILEALKSAAVRPLTPAYQNASTLMSKILSPPSDIDPQATADKLRDQLADALNSKGVIP, from the coding sequence ATGGGGAAAGCGATCGCGGGCAAGCAACGGGGGCGCTCGCCGGGCAGGGTCGCGGCGCTGGCCTGCGCCGGGCTCGTCGCGGCGGGCCTGCTCACCGCTTGTGGCTCGGACAGTGGGCTGAAGATCAACCTGTATCACGCGCCAGAGGACAACCTGCAGTCCGTTGTGGACAACTGCAACAAGGCGGCGGGCGGCCGCTACGAGATCGTCTACAACAAGCTCCCGCGCGGCTCGGACGGCCAGCGCGAGCAGATGGTCCGCAGGCTCGCCGCCGGCGACACCTCGCTCGACCTCCTCTACCTCGACGTCACCTGGGTCGCCGAGTTCGCCGAAGCCGGCTGGGTCGAGGAGTGGACCGGGGCGAACAAGGAAGAGGCCTCCAAGGGCGTGCTGCCGGGGCCGCAGGAAACGGCCACGTGGAACGGCAAGCTCTACGCCGCCACCAAGAACACCAACGTCCAGCTGCTCTGGTACGACGACCGGCTCAGCCCGACGCCGCCGAAGACGTGGGACGAGATGATCTCGCAGGCCCAGGCGCTCAACGCGCAGGGCAAGCCGGGCAACGTCGTCTTCACCGGCGCGCAGTACGAAGGCCTGGTCGTCTTCTACAACACCCTCGTCGAGTCGTTCGGCGGGCACATCCTGTCCGACGACGGCAAGTCCGTGGTGATGGACGACGGCGCGATCAAGGCGCTGACCCTGCTCAAGAAGATCACCACCTCGGGCGTCACCGACAAGTCGCTGACCAACTCGAAAGAGGACGACGTCCGCCAGGCCTTCCAGCGTGGCCAGGCCGGGTTCGAACTGAACTGGCCGTTCGTCTACGCGGCGTACGCGAAGGACAAGAAGGCGGACCTGCCGCACTTCAAGTGGACGACCTATCCGGCCGCCGAGGCGGGCAAGCCTGCCAAGACGACCATCGGTGGCGCCAACCTCGGGGTCAGCACGTACTCGCGGCACAAGCCGCAGGCGTTCGAGGCGGCACTGTGCCTGCGCAACGCCGACAACCAGAAGTTCTCCGCGCTCAAGTCCGGTGTCCCGCCGACCATCGAGTCGGTCTACACCGACACCAAGCCGCTCGACGCGAGCAAGCCCGCGAGCGCCGACAACCCGAGCATGGACACGGAATACCCGATGCGGATGACGATCCTGGAAGCGCTGAAGTCGGCCGCCGTCCGGCCGCTGACCCCGGCGTACCAGAACGCGTCCACGCTGATGTCGAAGATCCTGTCGCCGCCGTCGGACATCGACCCGCAGGCCACCGCGGACAAACTGCGTGACCAGCTCGCCGACGCGTTGAACTCGAAAGGGGTGATCCCGTGA
- a CDS encoding carbohydrate ABC transporter permease, whose protein sequence is MSHAVKEAPAKAGRKKAKPALSEGKKAERKLGLWLCAPAFIVMVAVTGYPIIYSVWLSLQRYDLRFPAQQEFIGFDNYGAVLSNSYWWTAFGTTMGLTVVSVIIEFVLGMALALIMHRTLVARGLIRTVALIPYGIVTVVAAFSWFYAWTPKTGYLANIVSNFSDTAVLTDKWASLAAIVAAEVWKTTPFMALLLMAGLALVPDDLLKAAAMDGATAWQRFTKVMLPVMKPAILVALLFRTLDAFRIFDNIFVLTNGAQDTSSVSMQTYNNLVKGLNLGIGSTMAVLIFITVAIIAFIFIKVFGTAAPGSDTGGKR, encoded by the coding sequence GTGAGCCACGCGGTCAAGGAGGCTCCCGCCAAGGCGGGCCGCAAGAAGGCGAAACCCGCGCTCAGCGAAGGAAAGAAGGCGGAGCGCAAGCTCGGCCTCTGGCTGTGCGCGCCCGCGTTCATCGTGATGGTCGCGGTGACGGGCTATCCGATCATCTATTCGGTCTGGCTGTCTTTGCAGCGTTACGACCTGCGTTTCCCGGCGCAGCAGGAATTCATCGGCTTCGACAACTACGGCGCGGTGCTGTCCAACAGCTACTGGTGGACGGCTTTCGGCACGACGATGGGACTGACCGTCGTCTCGGTGATCATCGAGTTCGTGCTGGGCATGGCGCTCGCGCTGATCATGCACCGCACCCTCGTCGCGCGGGGTCTGATCAGGACGGTCGCGCTCATCCCGTACGGCATCGTCACGGTCGTCGCGGCGTTCTCGTGGTTCTACGCGTGGACGCCGAAGACCGGTTACCTCGCGAACATCGTCAGCAATTTCTCGGACACCGCGGTGCTGACCGACAAATGGGCGTCGCTGGCGGCCATCGTGGCCGCCGAGGTCTGGAAGACCACGCCGTTCATGGCGCTGCTGCTGATGGCCGGGCTCGCGCTCGTGCCGGACGACCTGCTCAAGGCCGCGGCGATGGACGGCGCGACCGCGTGGCAGCGGTTCACCAAGGTGATGCTGCCGGTCATGAAGCCGGCGATCCTGGTCGCGCTGCTGTTCCGCACGCTCGACGCGTTCCGCATCTTCGACAACATCTTCGTGCTCACCAACGGCGCGCAGGACACGTCGTCGGTGTCGATGCAGACCTACAACAACCTGGTCAAGGGCTTGAACCTCGGCATCGGGTCCACCATGGCCGTGCTGATCTTCATCACGGTGGCGATCATCGCGTTCATCTTCATCAAGGTGTTCGGCACCGCCGCACCCGGATCCGACACAGGGGGGAAGCGCTGA